One window of Clostridiisalibacter paucivorans DSM 22131 genomic DNA carries:
- a CDS encoding nucleotidyltransferase domain-containing protein, whose translation MIPILKSYPVDKAILVGSSVKDKAIYGSDIDLYIDTKKY comes from the coding sequence ATGATTCCAATATTAAAGAGTTACCCAGTAGATAAGGCAATATTAGTTGGTTCATCTGTAAAAGATAAAGCTATTTATGGCAGTGACATAGATTTATATATTGATACAAAAAAGTACTGA